Part of the Natronobacterium gregoryi SP2 genome, GAGTGGGTATCCAAGTACAATTGGGAGTAGTCCAACGTCGGAACTAGCCGCAGCTTGGTAACTTCCGAGTACCGCAAATCCACCAGTAGCGTATGTGAAAGTGACCTTGTTTCCGATATCATCAGCATCGACACTACTCATTATCGCTCACCTCCTTCAGAATCATCCGGAGGTCATCACGACGATTTTTCATCTTCTCAAGCTCGTGTAGTTGTATAACGAACTGCTTCCTCTCAATTTGGTCCAGCCGTTCAAAGTTCGTACTTTCGACGGTTTCCTCAAGGTCATCTGTCTCTTCATCAAGCTCTTCGATTTGATTTCTAAGGAATATTTTCCCCCATTTAAACATATACATTATAATATAGTATGTCGGTGGGCTAAGGCTTTGGGTCATCCGGAAAGTCAGTTGTTGGTTTTGCAGAAAATGAGAATTGGAGGTGAAATCAGGGGGTCAAGGAGTCAGTATTACTGTTCGGTTTTATAGTCTTGATTCGGGTCATAGGAGAACGGGGTGTCACCGCTGTCAATATCTGCATCTGAGAACGGACCTGTTTTGATGGCGAATTCAATGTTAGAGTCTACTCCTTGTAGAGTCTCTTTCAAGAACTCAGTACTACCAGAAATGATAATGAGTGTCGAATACAGAGTGCAACTTTCATCTGGTTTGATTATTTCCACCCCTCCGAAATTTATGAAGGCATCTACAGGGTAGCTGTGTTGTTGAACATTGTGTAGTGACTTGGGTTCCCCGTTTCTTTCTCGTATCTTTTGTTTCAAATGGTTAGTATTCATCTCTTTGAACGATTTCGGACCAGAATAACCTAATCCACGTTTTTCAACTTCGGATTTTATGGCTTTGATAGAACTATCCACATCTTGTTCAGAAGTACCATAAATTAGGATGCCGGTTTTCATTTTGGTCGTATTGGTTGACCATACACATATATTTGTATCTCGTATCGATTACTACTAGATACAATCTACCACTGGGTGGATTAAAATTGAAATCAGAGAGCTACAGATTCAAATTTCACCTCAGTTGGTGCTTCTGTTAGGAGACTCAATAACTGAGTATCGATAGTTGAGTTAGCTGAAATCGTTTAGAGTCGTACTCTCACGGGCTGCTTCAACACCCGGTAGTTCGATAGCTCCAGTATCTTCGTCAACACGTTCACTTCTCTCGACCAGAACTGTCGTCTTGTGTCCAGCACCTTCATCTCGCATACTGATTAGTGCCTCAAGAGACTGCTTTACTTCACTCAGAAGCTCCTCATTATCGCCTTCGAGATTGAGTGCTTCGAGAACGGCTCGGTCAAGTGCATCCCGTTCTTCCTCAGTATTCTCGAACGTAGCGTCTTCAACCTCTTCTTCACGGTTTCGAAGGTCTTGGAACGCTTCTTTGATATCCTGTTTCGTATCTCCGTCGATATTGTTCGGGTCTGGAACAGGCCATTGTTCAGTCTCGTATACTTTTGTTTGGAGACGAGTCATCCCTTGGCCACCTGCTCGACGCCCAAGTAATTCATTCGCTATCCCGACAATCCGGGAATTCAGTATTCCTCCGAGGACTTCTTCATCAATATCTTCGGGTGGTTCGATGTAGTAGAATTGGTCACTGGTCGCAGCTTCAACATCGTTCCAGAAGACACGGTGGACTCTCCATGTGAACATGGTAGAGAGAAGTTTTGGACGAGGTAACGTCCCTAAATCAAACCAGATATCCCGAGCTTGTTGTGTTCTACGTTCATGGTATTCGTCATCTTCTCCACTCTCGATATACTCAAGGAGAGGGTGATGGTCGTTCTCCTCCAACCACTCTTTTACTTGTTCAGTTTCAGTTGTTCCGAAATCTGCATCTCCAGCAAGAGCTTCTCTCACGTAATCATGAACATCTAGGATAACCCACTCAGAAGCTTCTTCTTCGGTGACTGGAATTGTTTCTACTTGCCCAGTCGCCTTGAGCAATGGACTCGTATATGGCTCTAGTCCGAGGTCATGCATATCTTCCGTATGGCCTGTAAAGAAAGCGTTAGCTCCGGTCGTAATACCACGGCTCACTTTAGCTATTTCAGAGAGTTCAACCACATTGGGGCAAGCTTGGAGGTCAAAGTAGATTGGAGGTCCGAAGAAGAATGTATTCCATTTGCTCTCATGATAGAGAGAAGATTGTTTCCGAGTAACAAGTCGGTAGTTATCCTCTGAAATCATCTGATTTGTATCTGTTTCAGATTTGACTAGGGTGACAATATCATCAATATCCATTTCGTTAGTCACCCGGAGGAATTTTGTTATATTGTCGTCTCGCTCCTCTTCATTATCTTCTTTTTCAAGGATGATAACGCTGGAGTCTACAAGTGCGTCGTCAAACACTTGTCGGTCAAATTTGATAATAGCATTTATTCTGTAATTGTTTAGCAAGAACTTCTGAACGTCTTCTCCATATTTTGTATCTAACCAGCGGTCACTGATGATATATCCTAACTTCCCACCGTCTGCTAGGAACTCCGTCGCATGTGTGATGAAGTATGAATAGATGTCAGAGCGTTTTGAGATATACTCACCATCTATCTCTCGGTTGCTAAGGTGGTCTCTGACTTTCTCTTTGTCATCGATGTTTTCCTGCCGGATGTATGGTGGGTTCCCAACAACAGCATCAAAACCTCCAACTTGTTCCTGAAGGTCTTCCTCAGTCTCAGCTCCTTCAGTTTCTTCACCTTCAGCACTCGCCCGGGTTCTCTCAAACCGCTGGTAGCGTTTTACGTCGAAGAAGTCAGTAATCTCGATATCAACGTCTTCTGTATACGAAGTCAAGTCTTGGATGGCGAGATTAATTGCTGAGAGGTGGGCTGGGAACCGATTGATTTCAACTCCAGATATCTGGGTGAGGATTCGTTCATGGCTCCCTTGTGGTTCAGATAATAATTGTTGGAGGCGGTGGTAAGAACTAACAAGAAAACCACCACTACCACACGAGGGGTCGAGGACGTTAGCACTCTCATCTTCGATAGTTAGCCTCGTAATTAAGTCACAGATTTGTGGTGGGGTGTAGTACTCCCCCATATCTTGGCGTCGTTCGGCAGGTATAACGCCTTCATATATTTGCCCGATAACGTCGCTGTCGAATTGACTGAGGTCCTGTTCGTCAAGTTCTATTATGAAGTCTCGAATCTTTGATGAAACAGGGTCAAGCGGAATTTCGTCATATACATCGTCATGCTCGAATACCGCTTCAAAGTCTACTTCATCAACAATTTGGTCGAAGTAGTCACGAAGGTCTTCTTGAACACGATGAGGGCTCACCGCCAATGGCTCTACATCTTGGGAGTATGTAGGAGCACTCTCTAGAATCTTGTAGAAAATTATCTTGTTGATTAGGAGATATGCGGCTTGTTCAGCGAATTCTCTCCGAACTTCGCTTGGGTTATCTCCGGGATAATCTATTCCTTGTTTAGAAGTCCACTTTTTAAAATCCTCATTGAATTCGTCATCTTGTTCTAAATGCTCCTCCATTGAATCCTCAAGTCGAGGAGTGACGTACTCATGAAGGGTATTAACACGGTCAATGAAAATGTTGTCAAGGGCGTCCCAACGCTGGTCGCCCGCAGCTAATCGACCAATTTCATCGAGAAGTGTACTTGCAAACTCCTCTGGGTCCGAAATTTCGTATGATTTCTGTGACCTCTCAAGTAACGGCACACCTTCTTCGAAGGCGTCAAAGACAACTAATCGCTCTTCATTGTATGTACAGAAATACGGGGCTCCGAGGTCTCCCGCGTATCCAAACGCTTGGCGGATAACGTCGGCTGCATAAGGGTCAATATCTCGGCCACCGTCTGGACGTTTAGCCTCAATAACAAATACTGGACTCCCATTTTCATCAAATACCACAAGGTCTGCACGACCAGAAATCCCTTCATTGTATTCTGGACGGGCATGTCCGAATGTGATGTCACCACGAGTTGGTTGTTCTTCAATTGCGTTTTCGAGGTATCTGTAGAAATCGAAATGAATATCAGCTTCACTCATGGTATTTGGTCACCATGTTTAGACTTGTTGAGATACTAGAGGCTTGTATCTTACTGTATCATAACTCTATTTGGTGAAGTGACGAAGCCAATAGAGTATGGTGAAGGGATTTCATAAAGGAGACCGAGTTCGAATTGATATCCCCGATGAAACTGACCCAGACCACGACAGATTCCACGGAGAGCAAGGGGTAGTCCAAGATATCATCGAAGATGATGCAGGGTCAGAAACTGGAGACCCACGTGACAATATACTCTACCAAATACAACTAAATAACGGCAAGGAAATGGGTTTCAGATGGCGAGACCTCCGTCCAGCCGACACTGTATAGTCAATTTCGAAAATGCTTGTGAACTGCTTTAGCTTGGTCCTCGCTAATCCCATCGACACGAGCTAATTCCTCAACAGAAGAGGTTGCCACAGCATCAAGAGAACGGTACTCCTGAAGCAGACGTGCTGCGTCCGTCTCATCAACACCCGGGATATCTTCCTCCACAAGCTCATCATGGCTGTTGGAGATTTCTCGGAACTCGTCCATTCCGTCCGTCTGGATGTGGACCCCTTCGAGGTTCAGTTCCATTTTCTGGTCTATTGAACCGGGGTAGTGTTATAGTTATCGGGGGTAAAAGAAAAATAGACTCTCCGCTGTGGAGACCTCCCCCATCTCCTGTTGCGTCCACGTCGCCCGGGCGAAGAAAATCAGTCAAGGATTCCGAATTTAATCAGAATCATTAGGAACACAACTATCACAGTCCCAATCAGCGTCCAAATACCCCACGCTTCAGGGGTACACAGCGGGTCATATTCCATGGGGAGATGTCCTGTAGCAGCAATAATCCCTGAAATAACGCCTCCGACGATTGAACCGAGTAGCGGAATCAGCCATAGTATCACTAAGTATTTTAGTAATTTTAGTATCATGTATTCATAACTACACAATCTGCTAGTAAAGGGTTTTCCCGGATAAGATAGAGAATCTATCTTAGACTTGCTCGGTCAAGTCAAATCGTAGTAAAACGCTATCTCCTGTGGTGTCCACGTAGATTATCGGCGGATGGTCGTCTCCTGAAACTCGAAATCCGATATCTCCTGAGAATCGCAGTGTGACTTTGCCCCCTTCTTCATCAATGTTTTTCAATTCAGAAGAAGGGGATGTAGAGAGTACCGAGGTGATGTAGTCTACTGATTTTTCTGTCACTCGGGGCGGGTCGATAAGGTCTCGGAGGTCGTCACGGTCGTTAATCCATACGCACTCGTATATGATGCTGCGATAACTTATACGATTGATTATCTTTCACCCTTCCTTGTGTTGGTAAAATCAGGCGTGGTTTTCGGATTCTATCACGCAATAGATAGGGGTTTTGTACCTCAAAAACAGTTATTCGAGCCGAAATATCTCATCCCAGACCACGCAACTCCGTTCTGAAGCTAGCTCCACGGCGTGTTGGGCAGCTTCGGCTTCGGAGTTGAAGAACCCGTGTGATTCGATTATTTTTCTATTTCCATCATCGTCTTCAGCTTCCCGAATCACTACGTCGTGAGCCTTGGCATCGGGGTCTCGATGGCGTACGTGAGTGTCGTCTCCGGGTAGGCGGTAGACTTGGATGTGTTGGTAATCAACTACCCGTTCGTCAGTGATGTAGTCGGATTCGGCGTGGTCGGAGACCTGCCCTGATACACCATTCCGTTCTAGCATTCTCCGACTCTTTCAAGGAACGTCACTGAATCAATAACGTATCGTTCTCCACACCCCGGGCACTCTAGTTGCTCGTTCATGTTTCCTGCTGCCCACATCTCTAGTTCGGTATCGCAATCAGGGTACGTATCGGTATCTAGCCCGGCTGATTTTTGTTTGATTTGGTCGATAGTGTTTGATAAGTCAAAGGTCATCAGAACTCCATCCACAGTCGTATCTAATCGTACAATGGGTGGGTGAGAATCCGATGAAATGCGAAGACCGAGGTCTTCCGAGAATCGAAGTGTAACCTTGCCCTCTTCCTCTTTTACGTTTTCTATAGTGCATGTTGGATTAGTGGATATTATCGAGGAGATGTAGTCTACTGATTTTTCAGTCACTCGTGGCGGGTCAACTAGCTCACGGAGGTCGTCACGGTCAGGCATACACACGTATATGATTCTACGAGAACTTATACGACCGAGTATATTTCACTCGACTGTGTACAAGTAAAAAATCAGGAATCGCCCGGGAGAAGAAATTACTCTCGTGCGAACGCTAATCGTTTGATGAACGACACTGTGTTAACCACATACCTATCCCCGCACCCTGTACACACACGTTCATGTTTATTTTCTACGGGGTCTTCCAAATCCCACTCACACTGTGGACACGTATTGATATCTAGCCCTTCTGCGATTTGTTCGATGGGGGTAGTCAGGTCGAAAGTCAGGTACATCCCGTCCCCGTACGTGTCTACCTCCCGAATCTCTGGATGGTCTTCTCGGACACTTAGGACAGCTAAGTGAGGAAAATGTATGGTGACACGCCCGGCATCGGCCCACATATCATCGATGTACGCAGACGATTCTGGACCAATATGGGCTTTAATGTAATTTACCGAGTGCTGGTGGATAACAGGCTGATTAGCTAACTCTTCTAAATCCTCCATGTCGTATGACATACACACGTATATGGGCCTACGCTAACTTATACGACCGATTATATTACACTCCACTGTGTATAAGTAAAAAATCAGGCGTGGTTTTCGGATTCTACACTGTAACAGATGGGGGTTTTCCGTCTCAGAATCGGACTTAGACTACGTTATGGTTCACTCAACTCCATTCGCACCGTTATTTCTACATCTTCGTCCATCGGTGCTTCGTGTCGTTCTGCATTTAACTGGAGTTGGTGCTGTCCCTCTGTTTCAATTTCATACTCATTGGTGTCTCCGTCGTCTTCTGGATAGAAGTGATGACTGTGTACAAATGCTGTACCGTCTCCGACCTGAAAATGCAACCTTTCACCTTCGGCAATATCTGTTGCTTGGACAGTCACAGTTTGCCCATCGACTACATCCACGTGCCAGTCACGTAGGTCAGTTAATGTGTCATCGAACACAACGCCGGTTTCGTAGTCGTCATCATCCCCAGTAGTATCATCATCATCAGATTCATCTTGGCCATTGTTTCCGTTCTCCTCATCATCACCATCAGTATCTTCTGGACCTTCTGGGTCTTCTTGGTCAGTATCGTCAGCAGTACACCCAGCCACTCCAATGACTCCAACTCCCCCAATCGTGGAAAGCACCTTTCGCCTGTTCATATAGAATTGATTATACCCGGGCAAAATAATACTTCTCGTCTAACTATTCTCCATCGTAGACTCTGGTATACTTCAAAATCAAGCGTCCTTCATCGTCCTCAGTTTCCTCGATGGCGAATACGTCTCCTCGCTCCACATCATGTTTTCGAGTTATAGATGCTGGGATAGAGATATCCATCGTCGCAGTTCCCTTCCGACCACGCACCTTCACTGTCTTCTTCGTCATCGTGGAGTGGCAACGCAAGATTGTCAAAAACACTTTTTTAACCATATTACGCAGTATGTACATAACTGATAAGTTAGTTGATTAATCCGCCAGCGTTATACGTGTCAGGAATCAACCTTCGCCCGGGGGATGGGGGATTCCTCCATTTCGCCCACATACCACCATGGTATATCAAATTGACAGCGACGAATCCACAACCACTGCTGTTGTCCAAGCTGTTGCTGACCACAAAGGAGTCCATCACGAGGAGTTAGAGCCGATATACGGAACTG contains:
- a CDS encoding N-6 DNA methylase, whose translation is MSEADIHFDFYRYLENAIEEQPTRGDITFGHARPEYNEGISGRADLVVFDENGSPVFVIEAKRPDGGRDIDPYAADVIRQAFGYAGDLGAPYFCTYNEERLVVFDAFEEGVPLLERSQKSYEISDPEEFASTLLDEIGRLAAGDQRWDALDNIFIDRVNTLHEYVTPRLEDSMEEHLEQDDEFNEDFKKWTSKQGIDYPGDNPSEVRREFAEQAAYLLINKIIFYKILESAPTYSQDVEPLAVSPHRVQEDLRDYFDQIVDEVDFEAVFEHDDVYDEIPLDPVSSKIRDFIIELDEQDLSQFDSDVIGQIYEGVIPAERRQDMGEYYTPPQICDLITRLTIEDESANVLDPSCGSGGFLVSSYHRLQQLLSEPQGSHERILTQISGVEINRFPAHLSAINLAIQDLTSYTEDVDIEITDFFDVKRYQRFERTRASAEGEETEGAETEEDLQEQVGGFDAVVGNPPYIRQENIDDKEKVRDHLSNREIDGEYISKRSDIYSYFITHATEFLADGGKLGYIISDRWLDTKYGEDVQKFLLNNYRINAIIKFDRQVFDDALVDSSVIILEKEDNEEERDDNITKFLRVTNEMDIDDIVTLVKSETDTNQMISEDNYRLVTRKQSSLYHESKWNTFFFGPPIYFDLQACPNVVELSEIAKVSRGITTGANAFFTGHTEDMHDLGLEPYTSPLLKATGQVETIPVTEEEASEWVILDVHDYVREALAGDADFGTTETEQVKEWLEENDHHPLLEYIESGEDDEYHERRTQQARDIWFDLGTLPRPKLLSTMFTWRVHRVFWNDVEAATSDQFYYIEPPEDIDEEVLGGILNSRIVGIANELLGRRAGGQGMTRLQTKVYETEQWPVPDPNNIDGDTKQDIKEAFQDLRNREEEVEDATFENTEEERDALDRAVLEALNLEGDNEELLSEVKQSLEALISMRDEGAGHKTTVLVERSERVDEDTGAIELPGVEAARESTTLNDFS
- a CDS encoding helix-hairpin-helix domain-containing protein, whose protein sequence is MELNLEGVHIQTDGMDEFREISNSHDELVEEDIPGVDETDAARLLQEYRSLDAVATSSVEELARVDGISEDQAKAVHKHFRN